From the genome of Castor canadensis chromosome 4, mCasCan1.hap1v2, whole genome shotgun sequence, one region includes:
- the Galnt3 gene encoding polypeptide N-acetylgalactosaminyltransferase 3 yields the protein MAHLKRLVKLHIKRHYHKKFWKLGVVIFFFIIVLILMQREVSVQYSKEESRMERNMKNKNKMFDLMLEAVNNIKDAMPKMQIGPPVRQNIDVAERPCLQGYYTAAELKPVLDRPPQDSNAPGASGKPFKTTNLSIEEQKEKERGETKHCFNAFASDRISLHRDLGPDTRPPECIEQKFKRCPPLPTTSVIIVFHNEAWSTLLRTVHSVLYSSPAILLKEIILVDDASVDDYLHEKLEEYIKQFAIVKIVRQKERKGLITARLLGAAAATAETLTFLDAHCECFYGWLEPLLARIAENHTAVVSPDIASIDLNTFEFNKPSPYGSNHNRGNFDWSLSFGWESLPDHEKQRRKDETYPIKTPTFAGGLFSISKEYFEHIGSYDEEMEIWGGENIEMSFRVWQCGGQLEIMPCSVVGHVFRSKSPHSFPKGTQVIARNQVRLAEVWMDQYKEIFYRRNTDAAKIVKQKSFGDISKRLEIRNRLQCKNFTWYLNTIYPEAYVPDLNPVISGYIKSVSQPLCLDVGENNQGGKPLILYTCHGLGGNQYFEYSAQREIRHNIQKELCLHATHSLVQLKSCAYKGRKTVVAEEQIWEIQKDQLLYNPFLKLCLSANGEHPNLVSCNPSDLLQKWIFSQND from the exons ATGGCTCACCTAAAGCGACTAGTAAAATTGCATATTAAAAGACATTACCATAAAAAGTTCTGGAAACTTGGtgtggtaatttttttctttataatagtTTTGATTTTAATGCAAAGAGAAGTAAGTGTTCAGTATTCCAAGGAGGAATCAAGGAtggaaagaaacatgaaaaacaaaaacaagatgttTGATTTAATGCTAGAGGCTGTAAACAATATTAAAGATGCAATGCCAAAAATGCAAATAGGACCACCTGTCAGGCAGAACATTGATGTTGCTGAGAGACCCTGTTTGCAAGGATATTATACAGCGGCAGAATTGAAACCTGTTCTTGACCGCCCACCTCAGGATTCTAATGCTCCTGGTGCTTCTGGCAAACCATTCAAGACAACTAATTTAAGTATTgaagagcaaaaggaaaaagaacgcGGGGAAACAAAGCACTGTTTTAATGCTTTTGCAAGTGACAGGATTTCTTTACATCGAGATCTTGGACCTGACACTCGACCTCCTGA ATGTATTGAACAAAAATTTAAGCGCTGCCCTCCCCTGCCTACCACCAGTGTCATAATAGTTTTTCATAATGAAGCATGGTCCACCTTACTTAGAACTGTCCACAGTGTACTCTATTCTTCACCTGCAATTCTCCTGAAGGAAATCATTTTGGTGGATGATGCTAGTGTAGATG ATTACTTACATGAAAAACTAGAGGAATACATAAAACAATTTGCTATTGTAAAAATAgtcagacaaaaagaaagaaagggactgATCACTGCTCGGTTGCTAggggcagcagcagcaacagctgAAACGCTCACATTTTTAGATGCTCACT GCGAGTGTTTCTATGGTTGGTTAGAACCTTTGCTGGCCAGAATAGCTGAGAACCACACTGCCGTTGTGAGTCCAGATATTGCTTCCATAGATCTGAACACATTTGAATTCAACAAGCCTTCTCCATATGGAAGTAACCATAACCGTGGAAATTTTGACTGGAGCCTTTCATTTGGCTGGGAATCTCTTCCTGATCAtgagaagcaaagaaggaaagatgagaCCTACCCTATCAA aacaCCCACTTTTGCAGGAGGCCTTTTCTCTATatcaaaagaatattttgaacATATTGGAAGTTatgatgaagaaatggaaatctGGGGAGGTGAAAATATAGAAATGTCATTCAGA GTATGGCAATGTGGTGGGCAGTTGGAGATTATGCCTTGCTCTGTTGTTGGACATGTTTTTCGCAGCAAAAGCCCTCATAGCTTTCCAAAAGGCACTCAGGTGATTGCGCGCAACCAAGTTCGCCTTGCAGAAGTCTGGATGGACCAGTACAAGGAAATCTTTTATAGGAGAAACACAGATGCAGCAAAAATTGTTAAACAA AAATCATTTGGCGATATTTCAAAAAGACTTGAAATAAGAAACCGCCTTCAGTGTAAAAATTTTACATGGTATCTGAACACTATTTATCCAGAAGCATATGTGCCAGACCTTAATCCTGTTATATCTGGATAT ATTAAGAGTGTCAGCCAGCCTTTATGTCTGGATGTTGGAGAAAATAATCAAGGAGGCAAGCCACTGATTCTATACACGTGTCATGGACTTGGGGGGAACCAG TACTTTGAATACTCTGCCCAACGTGAAATCCGGCACAACATCCAGAAGGAATTGTGTCTTCATGCTACTCACAGTCTTGTTCAGCTGAAGTCATGCGCCTACAAAGGTCGCAAGACAGTTGTTGCCGAAGAACAGATATGGGAGATCCAGAAG gATCAACTTCTATATAATCCATTCTTAAAACTGTGCCTTTCAGCGAATGGAGAGCATCCAAATTTAGTGTCATGCAACCCATCAGATCTACTCCAAAAATGGATTTTTAGCCAAAATGATTAA